In a single window of the Desulfovibrio mangrovi genome:
- a CDS encoding HIT family protein produces the protein MEVLWAPWRLDYILGPKPDSCVFCLPEHTDEDEQRLILYRGKHNFVIMNKFPYNNGHLMVTPYRHVMNLADLTPEEAHENMDLLQVCVRILKQRFNPGGINVGLNLGEASGAGIREHLHFHLVPRWNGDSSFMAVMNETRVIPEHLHSTYQALKPLFDAL, from the coding sequence ATGGAAGTGCTCTGGGCCCCATGGCGGCTCGATTACATTCTTGGTCCCAAGCCGGACTCATGTGTTTTCTGTCTGCCAGAACACACAGACGAAGATGAGCAGCGCCTCATTTTATATCGTGGTAAGCACAACTTCGTTATCATGAACAAGTTCCCCTACAATAATGGCCACTTGATGGTTACCCCGTACCGTCACGTCATGAATCTGGCCGACCTTACTCCGGAAGAAGCCCATGAAAACATGGACCTGCTGCAGGTATGCGTGCGCATCCTCAAGCAACGCTTCAACCCTGGCGGCATCAATGTGGGGCTCAATCTTGGTGAAGCGTCCGGCGCCGGTATCCGCGAGCACCTGCACTTCCACCTTGTTCCCAGATGGAACGGCGATTCATCCTTCATGGCTGTCATGAATGAAACTCGCGTGATTCCTGAACATCTGCATTCAACATATCAGGCATTAAAACCGTTGTTTGACGCGTTATAA